In one window of Arctopsyche grandis isolate Sample6627 chromosome 6, ASM5162203v2, whole genome shotgun sequence DNA:
- the LOC143913239 gene encoding baculoviral IAP repeat-containing protein 7-B-like yields the protein MNMSREMNRLKSIESWPVSYIDVIKVVQSGLYFTGNNDILECFACKLRLGNWQIGDDPDTKHYNLNPKCQLLILKKREKAIPKTIKPQYNIGNEPKYPERSQLVQRLITYKNWPMSLNQSADTMANAGFIYSGFGDKTMCYHCGGVMKNWGSCSDPWLEHAYHMPKCQFVIKTKGYKFIKLAHSYKSEKSPKVEMANEPNDNANFFLCKVCYEENDITCCVPCGHVVACLSCAKNLVECPICRRRIKECVKLFFT from the coding sequence ATGAATATGTCACGAGAAATGAACCGTCTGAAGTCAATAGAATCTTGGCCCGTGAGTTACATCGATGTCATCAAAGTGGTCCAATCAGGACTATACTTCACTGGAAATAATGACATTTTGGAGTGCTTCGCTTGCAAACTGCGTTTGGGAAACTGGCAGATAGGAGACGATCCAGACACAAAGCACTACAACCTAAATCCAAAATGTCAACTATTGATACTCAAGAAACGAGAAAAGGCAATTCCGAAGACGATCAAACCTCAATATAATATTGGAAATGAGCCTAAGTATCCTGAACGATCTCAGCTGGTGCAACGACTGATAACATACAAGAACTGGCCCATGAGTTTGAATCAATCTGCGGATACGATGGCTAACGCTGGTTTCATCTATTCAGGATTCGGAGACAAGACGATGTGCTACCATTGCGGTGGAGTAATGAAGAATTGGGGCAGTTGTTCAGATCCGTGGTTGGAGCACGCTTACCACATGCCCAAATGTCAGTTCGTAATCAAAACTAAGGGTTACAAGTTCATAAAGTTGGCACATTCCTACAAATCGGAAAAGTCCCCTAAGGTCGAAATGGCGAACGAACCAAACGACAATGCGAATTTTTTCCTTTGCAAAGTTTGCTACGAAGAAAATGATATTACATGTTGTGTGCCCTGTGGACATGTTGTGGCATGTCTCAGCTGTGCGAAAAACTTAGTTGAGTGTCCTATTTGTCGTCGAAGAATCAAGGAGTGTGTGAAGTTGTTTTTCACTTAA